The genomic DNA ACAGCCCAGGGTCTGATCCTGCCTCACAAAGCCCATCCACAGTTTGCAGTGTGGCTGCTGCATTTGCACAATGAAAGCCAAAGCAGAGGGGATGGAGCTCCCTGATCCCTGCCCAGTCCCAAGCAGGAAAAACTGGGACAGCAGAACCCAACATGAGCAATACCAAGTGTTATTCTTTCAGCTGACAAACTGTGCTCCCTGCTCAAAGCAGCTGCAACCACACATTTTCTATTACCCAACTCCTTCCTGTGCAGCCAGGCACCCGCTCACCCCGTGGCCAGGCGCTGCCTCCTGTGTCTCTGGGTcctgagcctcctcctcctcccctgccagctGCCCTCACACATTTctagcagctgcagctgccatcTTCCCACTTCTATTTTGTAAAATCCAGGCAGTAGAATATGGGGAAgttgggggaaaagaaagaaaaaaccaaagatAAAATGAAAGTTGAAATGTAACTACCAGAGGAAGTCAGGGGCATCCTTTGACTGGAGGTTTGGTGGAACCCACACAATGAGACAAACATTACCTTGAAATTAAATGTCATGTATATTGAAATGAGAGGATGTCTAAGTCAGTAAGTGCTCCTTCCCATCTTTCCCTTCATGGAGTTTAAACACTTGTTTTCTTTAAGCACAGTCACACAATGACTGCTTTGTAGCCAAGGGGCAATTTTTGATTAGCAGGTAAAAGTAACAAGCCAGGTATTTGTCTGTCAGCTTCTGCAAGTCCTGTGAGATCCATGGGCTTTCTCCAttgcctgtccctgccctctcccagtTGATAACTGGTTCCACTCAGGGTCAGTGCCAGTATCCAGGGTCAGACACTCCTGGTGCCCTGAgcccagcagcacacacaggacagGGTTTATAAGAGGTAACAATGAACTCAcctgtacctggagaagagatgTACTTCCAGTGAGATGTTCCCAGTTAGTGCTGCTCTCTGTCCTAAGTGGATTTAATCATGCCCCAGCCTTGGAGACCCTCCAGCACCTTCATTCCTCTGCTCACAGGGGTTAGCAGAGCTTGTCCTGAACCAGCAGTGTCAGGAGAGGCAGTTCCTCAGCTcctttcagagctgctgctctctaaTTATGATTACACTAACACTTAGACTTTTGACAGCactctttgttttctgattgCTTCCTGAACACAAGTGAATAACCCTGGCTTGGAGCCTCTTTCTGGGGAAGAGCAGGTATTTTCCTCCAGCAAGGCTGAACGAAGCTAGAAGAGAGCACGGGGCAGCCgtgtgtgcccagagctggtgCTGAGCTCCCCGTCCCAGGCAGGAGGTGGCCCTGTCACCCTGGGtgctcctgggcagcagctgagtGTCACAGCCCTGTCCAAGGCCATGGAGCCAGCTCTGCATGGATTCAGCTGTCCTTAGCAGCTCCTGAGTCACTTCCACTCCTGCTGTGATTCAGCCCCTGACTGGAGACTGCCTGAGGAAGGCCTGGATGTCCCTTGTGTGTCCCACCCTGCCGTGGTGCCACTGcctggccagggacacctcagcAGCACACACGGAtctctgtgtgtgcctgcagcccatggaaaccCCGCTGACATCCCCAAAACACTTGGCTGTGCTTTGGCTCCCAACACTTCCCTCTGTTGCCCTTTGAAAAGAAAGTGTTTGCATAAATAACAGCAGATGCATTTGAAAATAGCTCATCTCCCAGCCGTGGAAGTGAGCAAAGATGAAAGAGTTGCATCTGATGTGAGAAATGCAGCAGATGGGAGCAGCCGGGAGCAGCCGGCCCGGCCAGGGAAGATTGCGGCTCACGGGCTGAGGTTGTCTCAGCATTGATGGCAGGGAACGGGAAACAGCCAAAGCACTGTCACCACAGCAGCCAGCCCCGGTGACCTGAGCAGGGTGGGGACCAAGGGCCAGCTTTGGAGCCCCCCAGATGTGGGGTGAGCTGTGGGTGGGTGTGCTGGGTGCTGCCCCATTGGGATCCCCCCAGTTGTGGGGTGAGCTGTGGCTGGTTGTGCTGGGTGCTGCCCCATTGGGATCCCCCCAGATGTGGGGTGAGCCCTGGCTGGGTGTGCTGGGTGCTGCCTCATCAGGAACCCCCCCAGTTATGGGGTGAGCTGTGGCTGGGTGTGCTGGGTGCTGCCCCACTGGGATCCCCCCAGATGTGGGGTGAGCTGTGGCTGGGTGTGCTGGGTGCTGCCCCATCAGGAACCCCCCCAGATGTGGGGTGAGCTGTGGCTGGGTGTGCTGGGTGCTGCCCCATTGGGATCCCCCCAGCTGTGGGGTGAGCCCTGGCTGGGTGTGCTGGGTGCTGCCCCATTGGGATCCCCCCAGTTATGGGGTGAGCCCTGGGTGGGTGTGCTGGGTGCTGCCCCATTGGGAACCCCCCAGTTATGGGGTGAGCTGTGGCTGGGTGTGCTGGGTGCTGCCCCATCAGGAACCCCCCCAGTTATGGGGTGAGCTGTGGGTGGGTGTGCTGGGTGCTGCCCCACTGGGATCCCCCCAGATGTGGGGTGAGCTGTGGGTGGGTGTGCTGGGTGCTACCCCACTGGGAACCCCCCAGTTATGGGGTGAGCCCTGGCTGGGTGTGCTGGGTGCTGCCCCATCAGGAACCCCCCAGGAGCgagtccccagccctgcagctccttgctgaaGCTCCTGGGCTGTTTTCCCGAGGAGCAAACGTGCCAGGGTATTTTATCTGCCACAgacaggagctgctgtcccGTTTGTCacagcagggtgggagctgAGCTCCTGGAGTGATGGGGCCGGCTCTCAGGGTTACCTTCATGGCACAACTCTGCACTCGTCTTTCCAGAGTTACAGGAATCAGAGCTATCAGAGCGTTTAATCTCTTGTTTCAGTGCCTGGGCTGTGTTGTGGTGAGGAGCTGCGTTCCAGACTGACGGgttctgctgtccccagccccgctggctgctccatccctgcaggatggggatgctctgagccctcccgggggctgctgtcccctgtgccgAGCCCAGCTGGGgcacattggggacatcactcactgctctccctgctccagcccctggaaACCTGCAGGCAGCTCAGTTCTCATTTCCCTGTGCCAGacgagcagagcccagctcagagtGTTCATCCCCGGAGTGAAGTGACGAGGAGCTGAGGAGATGGAAACAATCACACTTTATCTCCCTGTCCTTCCAGAcacttcctctgctgctgcctctgcaaaGGCCGTGCTAAATCACACCAGGaacattattattatcattattattattattattattattattattattattattattattattattattattattattattattattattaatttttatttttatttttatttttatttttatttttattttattttattttattttattttttttatttatttatttatttatttatttatttatttattatcattatttacCTGGGAACACCCTCACTTTAAATTCCCTTCTGCTGCAGATTCAGACAAATCTTAGGGGCAAACTCCAGATATATCACTGTGAGGCTCCAGAGCTTGCAGCAAGTATTTAAGAATACTTTATTTCCCCCCAGATCAGGGCAGCAATCCTGGCAAAAAGTGTCATTAACAGAACAGTTTTCTATAGCAATGAGagttctgtgtgtgttttgtcgtaaggaaaaatatattcattttttttctatagcaATGAGagttctgtgtgtgttttgtcgtaaggaaaaataaactcattttttttctgtagcaatgagggttctgtgtgtgttttgtcgtaagggaaaataaattcattttttttcgCTAAGGAACCAAAAATCATCTCCGAGTTAATTGTAGAACAAAAGAGGCCTTgatttctgccatccatcatGGAAAAGGTTGGATCCAAATAtacatacattaaaaataaaaaggtataAACAATGTTTCCTTCCTAAAGAGCTTCCCTGGCAAACCTGGACCGTGCTGGCCCCAGAGCCCggctgcctccagctcctcctcctgctgctggagctgagctcctGGGGACACTCCAGGCTCCTCTCAGCACCACTTCCCTGGAAAATGGTTTGTTTTCAGTCCATCTTTGATCAAAGCAAGGCCCCAGGGCTTTCCTTCCTGGCCGCCACCTTTGTGTGTGAGTGTCCCTGgttctgccagggctggggatggagcctcgctccttcctgccctgctccgAGCTCGGAGCTTCCCTGCAGAGCCCGGGGCACCGAGCAGCTCTGGAGATGTGGGATCAGCGCAGGGATGGGGAGCACTCCCCTCCCTCggctccttcccctccccaggctTTCATTTGTTCCCTTGGGACCGCAGTTCCTCGGGGGAAAGCCTCTGCCTGCACCTCCGGGGGGATTAGTGCAGCCACAGGAGCAAATCCCTCTGTTCATTACACCCgggaaaagctgcagcaaatAAATCCTGTTAAGCCATTGGGGCCACTCCGGGCTTACCCAGACAGAGGCGGCAGCGCTATAAATAAGATCTTGGTTTGATTAGGGAAataaaggcaggaaaaaagcaCTTAAAAGATATCCAGAGGAAATCTAAGCTCCCCCCCAGTCATGCTGACAATGATGAATTAGTCCACGATGCCAGTCAGAGAGTGAGTCACGATTCATAAATAAATTACAGCAAGatattcatagaatcatagactaccctgagctgggagggacacACAAGATCAtcaatccagctcctggctctgcacaggataACACAAAACCTTAGGAATCTTAGGAAATACCTTGCTAATATTAATTTAATCTGGGACATTTGTAGGCTGAGATGCCACTAAACACTCAAAATTCAGAGTAATTCAGTGACCCCGTATCAAGCATATATATTTATTGTAGTTGATAGGGCCACACATTTCTGGCAGTGTCCTCTCAGCCTTTATTGGAGACAAACTGGATTTGGAGAAGTTGCTAAATGTGTTTTACAGCCGTGTTCTcaagccctggggacaggcagggcagTGGCAGCGGGTGACTCCCGAGGATGCTCATCAGTGAGGTAATGGCActttcctccctttctcttcAGGGAAAGGCAGCTTTTGCAGTGCTCTGCAGTTAAATCATTTGCTGGTGTTCAAAAACAGGACCTGGGAAGGGAGCTCAGGGCCTTGGCTTTGTTgtttctccctgtcctgcctcCCCCAGCCTTGCTGTGCTGAGATGCAAAATTATCAGTGGAAGAGTTTATAAAATGTCCAAACAGTTTCTCTCCTGTCAGCCAGACAATTTGTGTAAATAGAGCCTCTCTAAAGAacctcctgccagctccaacCTCCCTTTCATCTCCCCAGGATTTATTGTATGccatttccatggaattttaaAAGAGTCTCTGATGAGGATGGGAAGTTCTGTGCTGCTCAGAGGAGCCTCCAGTGGGATCCTGGATGTGCTGTCACCTCCCAGGccgggcagagctggggaacaCAAACCGAGGCGATTTCCTCTCCTCACACGCCGGAGGTGGCTCTCCAGACCGCTGGGAGATGGCTCTGggaaagcagctctgggatGAAATATTCCAAAAAGCTGCATTTCCCCAGCCAGCCGAGCACAGCCAGCCCTCATCCCCGCCCCgggtgctgtggggcaggagcagtGTGGGGCAGGAAGAACTGGATAACCCGGGAATCCTCTTCCCCCGTGGCAGGGAAGGTTCCCGTGTGTGGAGCTGGCATCAAACGGGGCCCTGTGCCAGCGGCTGTGCccctgctcagctgctccccagacACACCCAGAGACAACTGGAAAAAGCTCCAGTTCATTATAAAACCACACAAAATAATCATTtgtcccagcccctgtccctgtgctcctgccctgtTTGTAGCCGGGGTTCCAGGGCTGGCTCCGGCTGCTGCATCCCACCAGTCTGCCCAGCAAAGCCACTGGGCCATACTGgtgtgccagccccagctcctccctcCCGGGCCCTGCACTGCCCGACCAGCTCAGCAGGACCAGCACAAACAGATCTGAGACCCAAAGCCACGGGAGAAtcccagcaccagcacacacagctctgagAGCCAAAGCCACGGGAGAatcccagcacacacagctctgaaaCCCAAAGCCACGGGAGAatcccagcacacacagctctgaaaCCCAAAGCCACGGGAGAatcccagcacacacagctctgaaaCCCAAAGCCACGGGAGAATCCCAGCACAAACAGATCTGAGACCCAAAGCCACGGGAGAATCCCAGgaccagcacacacagcactgagACCCAAAGCCACGGGAgaatcccagccccagcacacacagctctgagACCCAAAGCCACGGGAGAatcccagcacacacagctctgaaaCCCAAAGCCACGGGAGAATCCCAGGaccagcacacacagctctgaaaCCCAAAGCCACGGGAGAATCCCAGGACCAAGCTCTGAGACCCAAAGCCACGGGAGAATCCCAGCCCCAGCGCAGTTCAGGCTCAGGGATTGGGATGTGGAAGGGAAGAAGAGCTTTCCAGATCTGATTTTCCTCTGACAATTTGCTGTTGACAGCGATTGAAGTCATCTTTGGAACCAGCCCTGCATTCTAAGGACAGTAAACTTTGCCtttcagcacagctgtgtgtgtgccagAGGAGGGCTTGCTCCAGGTTTTTGCATCTGTGAGAAACACCAGCAGTGGTTTTCCAACATCCCTGTGCCCCCACTGGAGGGGAAggtgaaaaaatcccaaatgagGAGTTTCAGAGGGAAACCAAAAGGGTTCTGCTCCtgtccagcccttcccagctctgtgtagACCAGATCAACCCTCCTTTTACCATggctggggaaactgaggcagtgAGAGACACTGTCCCCACAccaggggaaactgaggcagtgAGGGACACTGTCCCCACGccaggggaaactgaggcagtgAGAGACACTGTCCCCACGccaggggaaactgaggcagtgAGAGACACTGTCCCCACGccaggggaaactgaggcagtgAGAGACACTGTCCCCACGCCAggctccagcctctctctcgCTCTGGCTCCCAGCTCATCAGCCCGCAGTGGCTGTGTCACACCCGCCGTGACTCTGCTCCAGTCACGTCCCCTCTGTGCCTTTCGCttcctccccaggcagggaagAGCCAGGACAGAGCTCGCCCCCGCTCGCTTTTGGagttgtttggggctttttcctGTAAACACGAAACTCTGAAATCCAGGAAAGAAAACCCGTCCGTGTCTCCTGcgacaggagcagggatggaaggAAAGAGGGGACGCTGATgtggctgggacaggctggcaCTGTGCGAGCCCAGCCCCGGGGACAGCTCACGGGGGCTTttccctggaggagctgctctgtgtccctggaAGGGTTTCACAGCCCCGCCAGGACAGAGGCAGCCGTGGCTGTGCTTGACTCACCCCATAAGATTATTGTTGTGcgagatttcttttttttttttctgtgtgtcacTTAGAAATAATCTTTTTCTAGCAAATTTGTTCTCCTCCCCTCCGCCCCTGAAAAGGGAATCTGTGCTCAAAGGCGCAGCTGAGATTGCAGAGACCTTCCCTTCCTGATCCTTATCTCAGCAGGATGTAGGAGGATCCCTCGGGAAGAGCTGGAAGCCTTTCTCCGGAGCCATCCAAGAAACGAGCAAGCCGAGAACGGCCTTTAAATGGCAAAACCATCAAGTGCTGGGGGAGCGGGATGCGAAAGCCTTTAACCCCATCCCACCGTGCCACGGCCCGGCTCCTGGAGCCGCCTGCCCAGAGCCCAAACACAGCCCGGAATTCCCGGTGTCCGGAGcctccccgcagccccggggcacCCCGAGCCCCTTCTGCTCCCGCAGAGAGCTTTGCATGGCTTGGAACCACGGCCCGGAACCACGGCCCTGGCCCTGGAAACCTCCGGGGGGGCTGCGGAGGGAGCGCTGTCCCCGGGCggggatgaggggatgaggggatgaggggatgagggggatgaggggatgaagggatgaggggatgaggggatgaggggatgaggggatgaggggatgaggggatgaggggatgaggggatgaggggatgaggggatgaggggatgaggggatgaagggatgaggggatgaggggatgaggggatgaggggatgaggggatgaaGGGATGAGGAGATGCGGGGATGAGGGAATGAGAGGATGAGaggatgaggggatgaggggatgaggggatgaggggatgaaGAGATGAGGAGATGCGGGGATGAGGGAATGAGAGGATGAGaggatgaggggatgaggggatgaggggatgaggggatgaagggatgaggggatgaggggatgaggggatgcGGGGCCGGGGAAGGgatgcccagggctggggacagcaggagggcTCGTCCTCCCCCGgtgacagccacagcagcccGGCCCTGGCGCGGTCAGGACAGGAAACAGATGCTGCCTGCTGAGGAAGCACCTGAAGGGTATCGGAGCACCTTTTGTGCCTGTCCCGGCAGGATCCCGCTGGGAACGGGGGGTGCTGGGCGGAACCTCCCCCGAGCTGGCCCCAGGTCAGTGGCAGAACGTAAAGCACCTGCCTTTGGGGCAGAGGgagagctccagggctgggaaatcCGAGTGCTGCTGCCATCGGCCCTTGCACgggggctgctccatccccagccccggctgcctCACAAGCCGGAGCCTCTGCCCCAGCACCAGCCCTCGCAGCTCCGTGTGCTTCCTCCTGCTCGGATTTGGTTGGGAATTACTTTTTCCCCGAGTCAAGTCTGGTTTCTCTCTGTCCTTTCCTTCACCGGGGAGCCTTTCGATTTTAGCgcagctccccccagcccccctgaGCTGCCTGGGCTGTGACAGTGACTGCAGAGATGAACCGATAAGGAGCAGCTTTGCAGCCAACTGCTGCTGGCATTTCTGCACTTGTAAAACGGCTTGAAAGAGGAACCTGGAAAACTATTTCTTTGTAAGCTGCTGGTGAGAAGGACTGTGGATGCTTTcccacattttcattccagaacAACTTCCCAAGGCACTTTGCTGAGCCTGGGCTGCTGAAGGGATGCAGTGAGCTTCAGGAGGTGTCtccagggagaggagctggatgCTGAGATGTCTGCGGGTGATTTGCTGCCCGAGTGCTGAGGACATGAAATAGCTGCGAGGTTTGGATGTAGGAGAACCCCTGGAAGAGGCGAGCAGCAGCCGCTGGGGATCCCACAGGTGGCCATCGGTGTGAGATGTGAGGCGTtccatggcagagctgcagcagcccacGATGCCAAACAGCAGCgtggccctgagcagcctggatGGGATTTACATCGGCACCGAGTGCCTGGTGGCTCTGTTTGCCACGCTGGGCAATGTCCTGGTGATGTGGGTGGTGAGGCTGAAGGCAGCATTCCAGAACACCACGCTCTACTTCATCGCGTCCCTGGCGCTGGCAGACGCGGCCGTGGGGCTCCTGGTGATGCCCCTGGCTGTCGTGGTGAGCCTGGGCATCATCGTGCCCGCCTCCCTCTGCCTGTTCATGTGCTGCCTGATGCTGGTGTTCACCAACGCCTCcatcctggccctgctggccatCGCCATCGACAGGTACCTGCGAGTCAAGCTCCCCAccaggtgaggctgccccaccTCCTCTGTCCTCCTTCCTCACCTTTCACTGCCTGAAGTGGGTGCTTGTGCCTCAGAGCCCACCTGAGATGAGCTCCCCAAGAACCCAGGGGTGCTCATGATCAGCTCGGTGCTCTCTGGTGTTGCCACTGATCAGAATTTGCTCACAGGATGTATCTGTGGGCAGACTGTTGAATTTTCAGCATGCTGGTTAATTGCACAGGATGCTGAGTGTgttacagggttttttttcaggtttctgaggcttgtctttcaaataaaattccTTTCAGTATTTGCTGAAAATACAAAAGTATTAACAAACTCATTAACAGTTAACTGAAATCACTCACTGGTTACATTTAGATGATAAGTACACAAGCtagaaaagcaaagcataaCCTCAAGCATCCAAGAAATCGTATTTTATAATGGGAAAGGATGTATGAAGCTGAAGAATTAATTTTAGCCCAACAAATGGcataaaccaaataaaaagagGAAGGTACACCCAAGGAAGCCAAGAAATAAGATAGGAGTTCCAACAGCAGCAAAGCAATATCCTGACAAGAGGAGAACTAAGATCATaatgaaacaagaaataaaatagatcAAATATCCAATTTTAAACAAGGGAACTCAAGCACAGTTCTTACTGATGCTGCAAAGCAACTGTTACAAATGAAGAGCTGGGGTTTGGGGCAAGataaaatttggttttaaaaaataaagttaatgCTTCACTTTCTAACAATGGTCCTGCAGTACCTGAACAGGTGAGTTCATCCTTGACTATTTAAGCACTTCTCTTTAACACGACCTGGGATTTCTTCCCCTGCAGATACAAAAGAATCACTACAGGGAGGAGAGTCTGGTgggccctggggctgtgctggttcctgtccctgctgggagggCTCATCCCCATGTTTGGCTGGAACAAGGCAGATGCCAGGagctcctccaggtgccagTTCACCTCGGTGATGAGGATGGATTTCATGGTGTATTTCTGCTTCTTCACCTGGACCCTGGTGCCCCTGCTCATCATGTGTGCTCTGTACGCCGAGATCTTCCACATCATCCGCACCAAGCTCAGCCAGGGGAGcgctgggagaggggctggggcttTCTATGGCCAGGAGTTCAAGGCAGCCAAGTCTCTTGCACTTGTTCTCTTCCTGTTTGCAATCTCCTGGCT from Poecile atricapillus isolate bPoeAtr1 chromosome 23, bPoeAtr1.hap1, whole genome shotgun sequence includes the following:
- the ADORA3 gene encoding adenosine receptor A3 — its product is MAELQQPTMPNSSVALSSLDGIYIGTECLVALFATLGNVLVMWVVRLKAAFQNTTLYFIASLALADAAVGLLVMPLAVVVSLGIIVPASLCLFMCCLMLVFTNASILALLAIAIDRYLRVKLPTRYKRITTGRRVWWALGLCWFLSLLGGLIPMFGWNKADARSSSRCQFTSVMRMDFMVYFCFFTWTLVPLLIMCALYAEIFHIIRTKLSQGSAGRGAGAFYGQEFKAAKSLALVLFLFAISWLPLCIINCIYYFYPESHIPPYLVYLAILLSHANSAMNPIVYAYKIKKFKTTYLFILRTYILCRKPDPALTEQTTDPQ